From Penicillium digitatum chromosome 5, complete sequence, one genomic window encodes:
- a CDS encoding putative ubiquitin domain protein — protein sequence MGCCASLLSRNVDDQTHTQERNSQSTATRATGDRPTHPRQGRRRAPNLPLNEHYNEPVRNHMWRSKRRTWTRAQLDHERIEFFETRVTGRPEIWAAVSTAISLIRSGDLVTAQSIIDAAGITVPTGDLCEGCYDEQGVLYRVPQCVVSDPENMVPSSSRTASEDGGSAGYEEPDAGTLSDGKLATDDVSGDELVLQDVERRREEKGKTRERDLIRVCARLSDRGGPDILLSVSKVQTVGFLAKKVHQEAKLQDDRRVRIAYLGHFLNEREPLVDQGWKTGHVVNALVVSPVRDLGLGHRS from the exons ATG GGCTGTTGCGCGTCACTTTTGTCGCGTAATGTCGACGATCAAACCCACACCCAAGAACGCAACTCACAATCAACAGCCACGAGGGCTACTGGCGACCGCCCCACGCACCCAAGACAAGGAAGGCGGCGTGCCCCAAATCTCCCTCTAAACGAGCACTACAACGAGCCAGTGCGTAACCATATGTGGCGCAGTAAGCGTCGGACCTGGACGCGCGCGCAGCTGGACCACGAGCGCATTGAGTTCTTCGAGACGCGCGTTACCGGCAGGCCGGAGATCTGGGCCGCGGTTTCGACGGCGATATCGCTGATTCGCAGCGGTGATTTGGTTACCGCGCAAAGTATTATCGATGCTGCGGGGATTACGGTTCCCACCGGGGATCTTTGTGAGGGTTGCTATGACGAGCAGGGCGTGCTTTACAGGGTTCCGCAATGTGTTGTTAGTGATCCAGAGAATATGGTTCCCTCGTCTTCGCGGACGGCTAGTGAAGATGGCGGTTCTGCTGGATATGAGGAGCCGGATGCTGGGACGCTCTCGGATGGTAAGCTCGCTACGGATGATGTTTCCGGGGACGAGTTGGTTTTACAGGATGTTGAACGCCGCCGTGAGGAGAAGGGGAAGACGAGGGAGCGGGATTTAATTCGTGTGTGTGCTCGCTTGAGTGACCGTGGGGGTCCGGATATCTTGCTTTCGGTTAGTAAGGTTCAGACTGTAGGATTTCTGGCAAAGAAGGTGCATCAAGAAGCTAAG CTCCAGGATGATAGGCGCGTTCGAATCGCTTATCTTGGCCACTTTTTAAATGAGCGTGAACCGCTCGTTGATCAGGGGTGGAAAACTGGGCATGTTGTCAATGCTTTAGTTGTTTCCCCCGTTCGTGATCTAGGCCTTGGACACCGATCCTAG
- a CDS encoding D111/G-patch: MALKRTRAALEADLQAEQSPYAFYGTPLPPLDEGVRDDGSFVPIWKQEVRDEHGSKRLHGAFTGGFSAGYFNSVGSKEGWTPATFVSSRQNRAKKAEQKRPEDFMDAEDLREQEEARQLQTADEFAGFGSTELDATRRAGIMDILKTGGETMGVKLLKKMGWREGQGIGPKVRRKANLDESSAPGGDEGETYLFAPENPPMVAFVRKTDRKGLGFEGESRLESQNALQPILDGGESDSFFGGRLAIQGKGRPTKPKEPRRGGLGVGPLNDTGSDDEDPYSLGPQISYNKTIGGDKKKKKKVKPEPTIASSNPLLNSKPVFISKKVAASRGIGGFRKCRDGRLPLDGFVLADGMVGLSISEKKYDPPVIPEDWKPAKDISSGKRDQSNYVSTADAAKASSLNPTSRAALLGEAQLPGKSIFDYMTPEAREKIAKLTGNANLPPALGEKAPEGYQLPESQRRKDLWDLVPKLDKQIAAQALARAVSGWMPYQEDEKKRARYQTFLEVSAGTRSTLPERAEGSSTSEWVTEMHEFGRAAEVFKPMSGIMASRFTSSSTAPKVVSDAPGSAESGLSRPAEKPDDPAVAAAKIGMFGAMTRSTVPFYPSRLLCKRFNVKPPENVQLDPGERPGASNFGLGTRIQSAGSHADTGPKPLVSQDIMNQLLIDSLGYLPTADGLDPSTGDQSAIAAPFPVVVEPERNDALEAERPGDAVFKAIFGSDDED, translated from the exons ATGGCTCTTAAACGTACTCGCGCCGCGCTTGAGGCAGATCTTCAAGCAGAGCAATCTCCATACGCCTTTTACGGAACTCCGTTACCACCACTGGACGAAGGGGTTCGCGATGACGGGTCCTTTGTGCCAATATGGAAACAGGAAGTTAGAGATGAACATGGGAGCAAACGTCTTCATGGTGCCTTCACCGGTGGATTCAGTGCGGG GTACTTCAACTCTGTCGGCTCGAAGGAAGGATGGACCCCTGCGACCTTTGTCTCGTCGCGCCAgaaccgtgccaagaaggccGAGCAGAAACGACCCGAGGACTTTATGGACGCGGAGGATCTGCGAGAACAGGAAGAAGCCAGGCAACTACAGACTGCCGATGAATTCGCCGGGTTTGGCTCGACGGAGCTAGATGCTACACGCAGAGCAGGAATTATGGACATTTTGAAAACCGGCGGAGAAACCATGGGAGTGAAGCTATTGAAAAAGATGGGTTGGCGCGAAGGCCAAGGGATCGGGCCTAAGGTGCGACGCAAAGCCAATCTGGATGAAAGCTCTGCTCCGGGTGGCGATGAGGGGGAAACATACCTTTTTGCTCCTGAAAACCCACCCATGGTTGCCTTCGTTCGCAAGACCGACCGCAAAGGTCTTGGGTTCGAGGGCGAATCGCGCCTGGAGTCCCAAAATGCTCTGCAGCCCATCCTGGATGGCGGTGAATCGGATTCCTTCTTTGGGGGGAGATTAGCTATTCAAGGGAAAGGCCGGCCCACAAAGCCGAAGGAACCCCGACGGGGAGGACTCGGAGTTGGCCCTCTCAATGACACTGGGTCAGACGACGAGGATCCTTATTCTCTGGGTCCACAGATCTCATACAACAAGACCATTGGAGGTgataagaagaagaagaaaaaggtcAAACCAGAACCGACGATCGCGTCATCCAACCCACTCTTGAATTCAAAGCCCGTATTTATATCAAAGAAAGTGGCCGCATCCCGCGGGATCGGAGGTTTCAGAAAGTGCCGCGACGGGCGCCTACCGCTAGATGGATTTGTTCTTGCTGACGGAATGGTGGGGTTGTCAATTTCAGAGAAGAAATACGATCCTCCTGTGATACCGGAGGACTGGAAACCAGCGAAGGACATCTCGTCCGGAAAACGAGACCAATCGAACTACGTCTCTACAGCTGACGCCGCAAAAGCCTCGTCGCTCAATCCCACGTCCAGAGCAGCACTTCTTGGCGAGGCTCAACTGCCTGGGAAGTCTATCTTTGATTACATGACCCCCGAGGCACGAGAGAAGATTGCCAAACTTACCGGCAATGCCAACTTACCTCCGGCTTTAGGAGAAAAAGCACCTGAAGGATACCAACTCCCCGAATCACAAAGACGCAAGGATCTTTGGGACCTCGTGCCAAAACTCGACAAACAGATTGCCGCCCAAGCACTAGCTCGTGCCGTTAGTGGGTGGATGCCTTACCAGGAAGATGAGAAAAAGCGTGCACGCTACCAAACATTTCTTGAAGTTAGTGCTGGGACTCGCTCTACCCTCCCAGAACGCGCGGAAGGGTCCAGCACCAGTGAATGGGTTACAGAGATGCACGAATTTGGCCGAGCCGCAGAGGTTTTCAAACCTATGTCCGGTATTATGGCATCCCGATTTACATCCTCGTCTACCGCGCCCAAGGTTGTCTCGGACGCCCCTGGCTCTGCAGAATCTGGGCTCAGTAGACCCGCTGAAAAGCCCGACGATCCTGCAGTAGCAGCTGCCAAAATTGGCATGTTCGGCGCAATGACCCGAAGCACAGTCCCCTTTTACCCATCTCGTCTTCTATGCAAGCGATTTAACGTCAAACCGCCAGAGAACGTGCAACTTGACCCCGGCGAACGGCCTGGAGCCTCCAATTTCGGGCTTGGCACGCGCATCCAGTCCGCTGGATCCCATGCTGACACTGGACCCAAACCATTAGTGTCGCAGGATATCATGAATCAACTTCTTATAGACTCGCTAGGTTATCTCCCAACAGCAGATGGTCTTGATCCATCTACAGGTGATCAATCTGCTATCGCGGCACCATTCCCAGTAGTTGTTGAACCTGAGCGCAATGATGCCCTGGAGGCAGAGCGGCCCGGTGATGCTGTTTTCAAAGCTATCTTTGGAAGCGACGATGAAGATTAG
- a CDS encoding Ribosomal RNA processing protein, putative — protein MDGQKTPFVRELGSSDRKVRDKALESLTKFVQSRTDLTLVDLLKLWKGLFYCFYHSDRPLTQQALARALSYSLVPSLPQATLHRFLRAFWITIGRDYHSLDRIRLDKYLMLIRFYVGVAFEVLLKNKTSKNADGKKRKREDAKHGRGKKQKKQAEAETVEDKEEKDSTEDAEAKFPDLAAYISIIEEGPLCPLNYDEDQAPDEGDPNYVPMPHGPDGLRYHLIDIWVDELEKVLEFEEVAGDEDEETPKRKIKGDVPIELILRPLEKLRAESAYKPVRTRAAEALEDERLFEWGVRTRKSEEEDDSEEEWGGFE, from the exons ATGGACGGCCAAAAAACTCCATTCGTGAGGGAGCTCGGCTCGAGTG ACCGCAAAGTCCGCGACAAGGCTCTCGAGTCTTTAACCAAATTCGTGCAGTCTCGTACCGATCTGACCCTCGTGGATCTCCTCAAACTTTGGAAGGGCCTGTTCTACT GCTTCTACCATTCCGACCGACCCCTCACACAACAAGCGCTCGCCCGCGCACTCTCCTACTCTCTCGTCCCCTCCCTCCCTCAAGCAACTCTCCACCGCTTCCTGCGCGCCTTCTGGATCACCATCGGCCGGGATTACCACTCACTAGACCGCATCCGACTGGACAAGTACCTGATGCTGATCCGTTTCTATGTCGGCGTGGCATTCGAAGTCCTCCTGAAGAACAAGACCTCAAAGAACGCGGATGGGAAAAAGCGCAAGCGTGAAGACGCAAAGCACGGCCGTGgcaagaagcagaagaagcaggCTGAGGCCGAGACTGTTGAAGacaaggaggagaaggacaGTACAGAAGACGCCGAGGCGAAATTTCCCGATCTCGCGGCCTATATCTCCATCATCGAGGAGGGTCCTTTGTGTCCGCTGAACTATGATGAGGATCAGGCCCCGGACGAGGGAGACCCCAATTATGTGCCTATGCCGCACGGCCCCGACGGGCTTCGTTACCATCTTATTGACATCTGGGTTGATGAGTTGGAGAAGGTCCTTGAGTTTGAGGAGGTGGCTggtgatgaggatgaggagacCCCGAAGCGGAAGATCAAGGGTGATGTGCCCATTGAGCTTATTTTGAGGCCGTTGGAGAAGCTACGCGCCGAAAGTGCTTACAAGCCTGTTCGAACGAGGGCGGCTGAGGCTCTAGAGGACGAGCGGTTGTTTGAGTGGGGCGTGCGGACAAGAAAGtcggaggaggaagatgacagTGAGGAGGAATGGGGTGGCTTCGAATGA